The nucleotide sequence CGTATGGAAGCTGATCAACAGAAGCTACACCAATCTGTACATATGTTCTTAACTGTGCTGAAAAATAAGTCGTTAAAAGCCTTGCGAAATTTTCATGCAAACGAGTTAAACTGCGAATTTGTTCTTTAGAGAAACGAAGAGCTCTCTTAAAATCGTAAACTTTAACTTTATTCTCTGACTCTTCCTTTTTAAGCTCCTCTGCGTCCATCTCTCCTGTAGAAAGAGCTGATAAAAGAGCATCAATTTCGTTTTGTGATAAAACATCAACCAAGAGTCTCACCTCTTTTCATGCCGTTTTTAATGAATGGCTGTTCTCGCAAACTTTGTTGCTCTTGTAAGTAGTTGATTTCCGTTCCAATCAAATTGCAAACGAAGAGAATTCAATGACTTAAAAGCAACAACCTTTTAAAAAGAGCCAAATGACTTACTGTATGATTTTTTGAGTTGTGTAGACTCTGACTACTTTTCCATCTTGCATAACCTTATTAATCTCAGTCTTTAACTTATCTTCTAGAGAAACCAATCCTTTTTGTCCTGAAAGTTCTTCGGTCTTCATGTTTGAGATCTCATAGATGATTAAGTTGTTCACTTGAAACAATCTTTTTTCTAACTCATGTTTGGCATCTTTATTGTCCGCCTGAATCTTGAACTGAATCTTCACGTAAGCTTGATCTGCTAAATTGGTTGTCATCTCATCCGTTTGTACCATGAGCTTATCCAGTTCTTCAGCTGACGGTTCAGAAGCTTCCGTTTTTGGTGAGAATTGTTTAAATCCAAAATAGCCTGCCGCACCAACAAGGCCTATAGCTAAAAGCATCGAAAGCATAATGGTTATAACTTTATTGTTACCCAACTACAGACCCTCCTTCTTTTGATTGTTTATTGGAAACAGCGTGATTCCTCTATAAAATGAGGCAACCTTTTGAGCAACCTCTTCTTCGCTTTCTTTAACAACAAACTTCTTTCCCGTCGTTAACGTGATTGTTGTGTCAGGAAAAGACTGAATTTGTTCAATATAAATGGCATTAAGTGTAAACGTGTTACCGTTTAACTGGGTTAAAGAAATCATTTGGTTTCAGGGCTAAGCAGCTCTCTGCTCAACCCTTCCTCCCTTCACATTAACGTTTTAGGTTCACCAGTTCTTGAAGGATCTCATCCGATGTTGTTATGATTCTTGTATTCGCTTGAAATCCACGCTGCGCAACGATCATCTCAGTAAATTCTTCAGATAGATCGACGTTGGACATTTCGAGAGTTCCTGCAACGATAGTACCAGCACCACCAGCTCCTGGTGTATACATGTCTACTGCTTCAAATCCTGTATTATCGTTATCACCATTCATATCACCAGAGTTGACTGTATTCTTATATAAATTAGAGCCTACTTTTTCAAGACCCTCATTATTCGGGAACTTAGCCATCATAATTTGCCCCGCATTAAGTAAAGCCCCACTTGCATCTACATAACTTACTACTCCATCAGAACCTACACTAAAACTTTTTGCATTAGTTGGAATTACTATTTTTCCATAGCCTGTAGTAACAGTATTTGAAAGTGGTGTTCCAGTAGGTGCAGTAGAAGGATGCCCGATTACAAACATCCCGTCTGAATTAACTAAGTTACCCGTTTGATCTAAATAAAAATTACCTGCTCTTGTAAAATTCATTTCTGGAGTAGCCGAAAAGTTATAAGGTTGAGCACCATTCGTTGTGCCTGTACCCACGATAAAATAACCATCTCCTGAGATACCTAAGTCTAATGGTCTATTTGTATTTTGTAAGCTACCTTGAGTGTGAACTGTATCAATAGTAGCAAGCTGTGAACCCAATCCTACTTGTTTTGCATTAACTCCACCCCGACCTGCACCAGGTGCCGCTGCACCAGCAATCTGCTGACTCACTAAATCTTTAAAGGTTGTACGGCCCTTCTTGAAGCCATATGTATTAACGTTAGCAATGTTATTACCGATTACATCAAGCTTCACCTGAAAGTTTTTCATACCGCTGATTCCTGAATACATAGAACGTAACATTTGTTTTATCTCCCTTACTTGGTTTAGTAACTGCGTCTGTCATTCGGCAGTTTTTGTGAGCCTCCTGTAAAGGTCCAGCTCGTTTTTATTCGTCTATGACGATTGCACCATTGATGTTTGTAAAGATCTGAGATGTACTTTCGTTTCGATCTAACGCTGTAATCACCGTCTGATTTGGGGCATTTACGACAAGCGTGACATCTTTCATGATAACTAGAGAATCTTTAATACCTTTTTGTCCTGCTTCCATGATCTTTTCACTTATCTTGTTCCAGCTGAATTCTGATATTGTAATGTTCCTATCTTGAAGTCTTTTCTGAGCATGTTTGCTTACAGTGAGCTGATTTACAAGTTCTTTATCGAATAAAGACTTAAAAGATTGACTTATATCTTTTTGCTGACTTTGCTTTGGATAAAGGATCGGCTGGTACATTTGATGAGCGTGTATCCGTTCGCCCATAGTATCAACTCCTTAATTAGCCTGGTCTGATATCTTGATTACTTGAAAACTTGTAATTTTCGTTCCATCACTCAATTCGAGCTTTACAGAACCTTTTTCAAACAATACCGATTTCACAACCGCTTCTTTTTCTTCTATCTTTTTGTTTCCTTCTGCATTAACCGTTTCCGTTTCATAGGTAACGTGTTTGCCGATCATCTGACTCTGCTGCAAAAGCGAGGCTTCTGTTTGAAAAGTTAAGAACTGCTGCATAGTCTGATTCATATTCGTCATCTGTTCTAAAGAAGAAAAGCTTGCCATCTGTGCGATAAACTCACGATCTTGCATAGGACTCGAAGGATCTTGATTTTGAAGCTGTGTCATTAAGATTTTCAGAAAATCATCTTTTCCTAAAATATTTGAACCTGTTTGCTTCGTTTTTGCTTGGTAACTTGAAAGCATGAGGTCTTCAGATACTTTTGTCATAACTTCATCACACCTTTTCGTTTAATACCAATTGTGACAACTGTTCTTCGAAGGACAAATTCTCTAATTCAGTTTCATCTTTGCCGCTCTCTGAAGTCTGTTGCTGATCTTCATACCCCTGATTTCCTTGATCATGAAATTCGAAGTTTTGCTCATCACTCTTTACAAATACCTCTACCTTTTCAAATTCAATGTTTTGACTGGAAAAAGCTTGTTTTAATTGAGTAAGCTGTCCATCTAATGCCTCTTTGGCACCTTGATTAGAAGCAATAATCTTTGCTGCAATTTCTCCATGCTTTTGAATAAGCTGAATTTCAATTGTTCCAAGATGTTCAGGAGTTAACCGAATATTCATCTTTGTAAACCCTGCTTCATTTACAATGATTTTCCCACTAGTTATGATTCTCTGAACGTCACGGACGAACTGCTCTTTTTGTCCTTCTCCTTGTGAAACTGGAACTTTCAACGTCCATTGTTCAAGTGGCGTAAGCGGACTTTGTACTGTTTGAAGTTCTTTAATGGATGAAACCGTTTGTTCAGTCTGCTTTGTTGGTACATATCTCTGGAATGCTTGGTCTGCATAACTTTGTGCTTTTTTAACCGCAGTTAAAGTTTCTGTCACTTTTAGAAAAGCTGCTTTATCTTGAGTACTTTCATCGTTCAAAAGCTTCTTTACTTGCCCGAGAATTTGTTCCACTTGTTTCGTTATTGAATCTTTTTGATCGAGCTTCACGCCTGGAAACCACTTTTCAATGATGGCTGATACTTGTTTTTGACCAGTAGGAGATAATGTGCCGTTTTGATCGTTAACTATTGCTTGTAACAATAAAGCTAACTTCATCTCTTGTGCTGGATTAACAGCGACTTCTGAAAGATCGATTTGTTCCTGAAGCAGTTTCTCAAGCATTTCTTTCATTTCGGGCGGCATCTCGTTCAATATTGCCTGAACATTTTCTGAATCAATAGCTTCTGCATCCCAATCTAGTTCAGGCACTTCTGATAACAGATTTAAAATTATTCCACCCAACCCGTCTCCGTTTTCTTCTTTAATTACACCTGTTGATGTAAGTAATTGAGAAAATAATGAAGATGCGCTGGTTGCTTTTTGAGAATTAGAAGAGAGCGGTGAAGACTGAGTTGAAACAGCTGGCTGTGATATCATCATTTGCATGTTGTTCACCTCCTTTTTAAAGAGAATTGTTTGCCATTAACACTGTAAGTTCCGCTGCCCGTTTTGCATCAAGTTTGGCAAGGATCGAAGCTTGTGTTTCAGCTTGTAACAGCGCAAGAATGCTGATTACTTGATTGTTGTTCATCTCTGTCATAACAGCGGCTGCATCTTTTGCTGACATCGCCTCATAAAGCTTTTTTAACTGCGTATTCTCTTCGTCTTTTACACTCGCTTCAGCATCTTCCACTTGCTTTTCTAACAATGCAATATTGGTTTTTAAGTCTGTGACTTCCTTTTCTTTCTTTTGGAGATCCGCTGATAGCATCTTAATGTAATCTTCTTGTTCATCGAACTTTGATTTCCATTGTTTTTCTTGTACGTTACTTGTAACAGCAACCTCATCATCTTCTTTAAAGGCACTATTGATTACAGGTATCTTGTTTTTCGCCTCTTCGACAACATCTACTCCCATAAATGAAAGCACAATTCCAAAAACGGTAAGTGCAAATACCGCAGGGACAAAGATAACTAATAGAAACCAAACCAATTTGCTTGATTTTTCGTTTTGTTTCATGTGATCACCTGATTTTTACGACTTCGCAAAACGCAAAACTGAAAATTCATCGTTCTGCTTATTTTCATAAGAAGTTACTTCAACCTTATAGGCAGTTAATTGTTTTTCTTTCAGCTTTTCATATTTTTTTACTTCGATCGTCTGCTGAACCAATTTCTGCTGTATGATTTGCATTCTTTCTCTTGCTCTTTGAAGTACTGGCTGTAATTCTTTAATCTTGTTTGTCATGGATAAAAGGAAGCGCTGCGTATTTTGCAGGTCATTGACGACAATTCTTTGTTGAAACTGATGATTCGAAAGATTTTCAATGTCTTCTTTTCGTTTTAAAAGACTGTATATTTCTTCTGCAACGCTTTCGAATGCTTGAACAGCTTCTCCTAACTCTTGTTCTATCGATTCTTTCTCTTTTTGTTTAACGGTTAATACTTTTTCCATAGAGAAATGAAATGACATTACTGTTCATCCCCTCCAAATTCGATCAACAGCCGTTGTATGGCGTCTTCATAACTAACATCTTCATCTACTTGCTGCTTTAAAAAAGTTAAAATACTAGGGTACATTTGAATCGCTTCATCAACTGATTTAGATGAACCTCTTTTATACGCACCAATGCTTATCAAATCTTCTGCCTCTACATAAGAAGACAATAGTTCGCGCAAACGCTCTGCCGCTTGCCGATGCTCCTTTGGAACAATGTCATTCATCACCCTGCTGATGCTTTTTAATATGTTCACTGCAGGAAACTGACCTTTATTCGCTAAGTTTCGATCAAGTATAAAATGCCCATCCAGAATTCCACGAACTGTATCAGATATCGGCTCGTTAAAATCGTCTCCATCTACGAGAACGGTGTAGAATGCCGTAATTGTGCCAAACTTGTTCGTCCCTGATCGTTCAAGTAATTTTGGAAGTACCGCAAAAACACTAGGTGTATACCCTTTGGTTGTTGGAGGTTCCCCTACAGCAAGTCCGATCTCCCTCTGAGCCATTGCAACACGAGTTACTGAATCCATCATCAGCATGACGTTCTTGCCTTGATCACGGAAATATTCGGCGATGCTTGTAGCTGTCAGGGCACCTTTTATCCGCATTAATGCAGGCTGATCAGAAGTGGCGACCACCACAATCGAACGCTTCAGTCCTTCTTCTCCAAGATCTCTTTCAATAAAATCAAGCACTTCTCGGCCGCGTTCCCCTATGAGGGCGATGACGTTAAGATCAGCCGTTGAATTTCTTGCCACCATACCAAGAAGTGTACTTTTCCCTACACCGCTTCCAGCGAATATGCCTACTCGCTGACCTTTACCAACTGTTAAAAGACTATCGATCGACCGTATTCCTAACTGTATACTTTCATGAATTCTTGGGCGTTCCATCGGGTTTGGAGGCTCGTTCTCAGATGGAAAGCGGAACAACCCCCGAGGTAATGAAGAACCGTCTAAAGGCAACCCCATCCCGTCTAACACTTTTCCGATTAATGAGTGACCTACTTTAATCTCTAATGGCCGATCAGTAGCTTCTACCAAACTTCCTACTGCAATTTCCTTTACATATGTAAAAGGCATCAATAAAACATTTTCTTCCTGAAAGCCAACAACCTCGGCTTTTATTTTTAGTTTTTTAGTGTTTCCTGTATGGATATAACAAACATCACCTATAGATGTTTTGGGGCCTTTTGATTCGATCATCAGCCCAACAACCCGAATGACTTTACCATACCGTTTATATGAATCAATGGATTGAAGTGAGTCGATCAGCTGATCAACGTTCATGTTCTGTCACCTCAATTTGTTCAAGCAGCTTTTCTCTTATTTCTTTTAGCTGAACATCAAGAGTCGCATCAATCTTTCCAAACGGAAACTCGATTATTGCACCGTTATCTGTTAACGATTCATCTGGATAAATAAAAAGAGTTGCGGTCGACTGAAGCATATTTTTTAATTCTTCACGATATTCTTGAGTGAGTTCAAACCAATGTGCCGGAACGTACAACTTTATTTCTTCAAATTCCCGAGCTTCTTTTACAAGTTGTTTTACAATTGAGATCCAAGTTTCTGGAGTTTCTTGAAGCTTTTTACCCAGAATTTTTTCTGCTGCTTTAATCGCAAGTACAACCATCTGTGGCTCTGCCTCATTCAAAACACTGTTATAATCGTTTCTCAATTGGTCCATGTAACGCTTCACATCATTTAGTTGAGCAAGCCAATTTTCTTTACCTTGTTCCATACCATTTTGAAAACCAGCCTCATAACCTTCTGCTTTAGCTTTTTCAAATTCTTGCTGTAATTTTACTCGCCAAGCCGCCTCTTCTTCGGACATGATCTCTTGCTGTTCTTCTCTATATCTTTCAGCTGCAGCTGTAATGATAGCTGCCTCTTTTTTAGCTTCATCCAGTATCTTTTGTGCCTCATTTTTCAACCTGTTAATTTTTGTTTCATCATCTTCTTCTAACAAACAATCATTAACTTGAGATAAATGCGAAATCGATTGGATTCCGATTACCACTCGCCCTGTTTCAGCTTCACTTTTTTCTTTGTGATTGTGAAAAGATTTAATTACTTTAGACAATCACATCATCTCCTCCGCCTCTAGCAATAACGAGCTCCCCAGCTTCTTCAAGTCTGCGTATCGTCCCAACGATTCTGGATTGAGCTTCTTCTACATCCCTAAGTCTGACAGGACCCATAAATTCCATCTCTTCTTTAAAGTTTTCTGCCATACGCTGAGACATATTTTTAAACATAACTTCTTTAACCTCTTCACTTGAGGCACGAAGAGCAAGAAGCAAGTCTTCGTTTTGAACTTCTCTAATCACTCGTTGAATAGCGCGATTATCAAGTGTAACGATGTCTTCAAACACAAACATTCTTTTCTTGAT is from Fictibacillus sp. b24 and encodes:
- the fliH gene encoding flagellar assembly protein FliH translates to MSKVIKSFHNHKEKSEAETGRVVIGIQSISHLSQVNDCLLEEDDETKINRLKNEAQKILDEAKKEAAIITAAAERYREEQQEIMSEEEAAWRVKLQQEFEKAKAEGYEAGFQNGMEQGKENWLAQLNDVKRYMDQLRNDYNSVLNEAEPQMVVLAIKAAEKILGKKLQETPETWISIVKQLVKEAREFEEIKLYVPAHWFELTQEYREELKNMLQSTATLFIYPDESLTDNGAIIEFPFGKIDATLDVQLKEIREKLLEQIEVTEHER
- the fliL gene encoding flagellar basal body-associated protein FliL, producing the protein MGNNKVITIMLSMLLAIGLVGAAGYFGFKQFSPKTEASEPSAEELDKLMVQTDEMTTNLADQAYVKIQFKIQADNKDAKHELEKRLFQVNNLIIYEISNMKTEELSGQKGLVSLEDKLKTEINKVMQDGKVVRVYTTQKIIQ
- the flgG gene encoding flagellar basal body rod protein FlgG, with the translated sequence MLRSMYSGISGMKNFQVKLDVIGNNIANVNTYGFKKGRTTFKDLVSQQIAGAAAPGAGRGGVNAKQVGLGSQLATIDTVHTQGSLQNTNRPLDLGISGDGYFIVGTGTTNGAQPYNFSATPEMNFTRAGNFYLDQTGNLVNSDGMFVIGHPSTAPTGTPLSNTVTTGYGKIVIPTNAKSFSVGSDGVVSYVDASGALLNAGQIMMAKFPNNEGLEKVGSNLYKNTVNSGDMNGDNDNTGFEAVDMYTPGAGGAGTIVAGTLEMSNVDLSEEFTEMIVAQRGFQANTRIITTSDEILQELVNLKR
- a CDS encoding flagellar hook-length control protein FliK → MQMMISQPAVSTQSSPLSSNSQKATSASSLFSQLLTSTGVIKEENGDGLGGIILNLLSEVPELDWDAEAIDSENVQAILNEMPPEMKEMLEKLLQEQIDLSEVAVNPAQEMKLALLLQAIVNDQNGTLSPTGQKQVSAIIEKWFPGVKLDQKDSITKQVEQILGQVKKLLNDESTQDKAAFLKVTETLTAVKKAQSYADQAFQRYVPTKQTEQTVSSIKELQTVQSPLTPLEQWTLKVPVSQGEGQKEQFVRDVQRIITSGKIIVNEAGFTKMNIRLTPEHLGTIEIQLIQKHGEIAAKIIASNQGAKEALDGQLTQLKQAFSSQNIEFEKVEVFVKSDEQNFEFHDQGNQGYEDQQQTSESGKDETELENLSFEEQLSQLVLNEKV
- a CDS encoding TIGR02530 family flagellar biosynthesis protein, giving the protein MGERIHAHQMYQPILYPKQSQQKDISQSFKSLFDKELVNQLTVSKHAQKRLQDRNITISEFSWNKISEKIMEAGQKGIKDSLVIMKDVTLVVNAPNQTVITALDRNESTSQIFTNINGAIVIDE
- a CDS encoding flagellar FlbD family protein, whose translation is MISLTQLNGNTFTLNAIYIEQIQSFPDTTITLTTGKKFVVKESEEEVAQKVASFYRGITLFPINNQKKEGL
- the flgD gene encoding flagellar hook assembly protein FlgD, translating into MTKVSEDLMLSSYQAKTKQTGSNILGKDDFLKILMTQLQNQDPSSPMQDREFIAQMASFSSLEQMTNMNQTMQQFLTFQTEASLLQQSQMIGKHVTYETETVNAEGNKKIEEKEAVVKSVLFEKGSVKLELSDGTKITSFQVIKISDQAN
- the fliI gene encoding flagellar protein export ATPase FliI, with protein sequence MNVDQLIDSLQSIDSYKRYGKVIRVVGLMIESKGPKTSIGDVCYIHTGNTKKLKIKAEVVGFQEENVLLMPFTYVKEIAVGSLVEATDRPLEIKVGHSLIGKVLDGMGLPLDGSSLPRGLFRFPSENEPPNPMERPRIHESIQLGIRSIDSLLTVGKGQRVGIFAGSGVGKSTLLGMVARNSTADLNVIALIGERGREVLDFIERDLGEEGLKRSIVVVATSDQPALMRIKGALTATSIAEYFRDQGKNVMLMMDSVTRVAMAQREIGLAVGEPPTTKGYTPSVFAVLPKLLERSGTNKFGTITAFYTVLVDGDDFNEPISDTVRGILDGHFILDRNLANKGQFPAVNILKSISRVMNDIVPKEHRQAAERLRELLSSYVEAEDLISIGAYKRGSSKSVDEAIQMYPSILTFLKQQVDEDVSYEDAIQRLLIEFGGDEQ
- a CDS encoding MotE family protein; the encoded protein is MKQNEKSSKLVWFLLVIFVPAVFALTVFGIVLSFMGVDVVEEAKNKIPVINSAFKEDDEVAVTSNVQEKQWKSKFDEQEDYIKMLSADLQKKEKEVTDLKTNIALLEKQVEDAEASVKDEENTQLKKLYEAMSAKDAAAVMTEMNNNQVISILALLQAETQASILAKLDAKRAAELTVLMANNSL
- the fliJ gene encoding flagellar export protein FliJ; its protein translation is MSFHFSMEKVLTVKQKEKESIEQELGEAVQAFESVAEEIYSLLKRKEDIENLSNHQFQQRIVVNDLQNTQRFLLSMTNKIKELQPVLQRARERMQIIQQKLVQQTIEVKKYEKLKEKQLTAYKVEVTSYENKQNDEFSVLRFAKS